A genome region from Heyndrickxia acidicola includes the following:
- a CDS encoding LssY C-terminal domain-containing protein, giving the protein MTRSNKVFRKYLKRFFFSGLIIIFVFCVGATLFIQFYPFGKSPLLSKMNYPLKTTIKSGKPGDPINVLILGSKQTITRYFKEAGWEIPDPITDRTSVKIALDSLGNLPYPKAPVSNLYLYHRKQDLAFEKPTNSVRNRGHIRLWKTHTTINDEEVWLGSATYDHGIELSKRSHLPTHHILPSVDDEREKVVRDLKPFMKSALVVSFDQPNLFGFNGGGDWYYTDGNIAVLSVSPLNKDNISNHSMSLTLKQKVIQFLFPILNAL; this is encoded by the coding sequence ATGACACGCTCAAATAAGGTTTTTCGTAAATATCTCAAACGGTTCTTTTTCTCCGGGCTAATTATTATCTTCGTTTTTTGTGTAGGAGCTACTCTTTTTATACAATTTTATCCTTTTGGGAAGAGTCCGTTATTATCAAAAATGAACTATCCCTTAAAGACTACAATCAAGTCTGGAAAACCTGGTGATCCAATTAATGTCCTTATTTTGGGGTCTAAACAGACAATCACCAGATATTTTAAAGAAGCAGGGTGGGAGATTCCAGATCCAATAACTGATAGAACCAGTGTGAAAATAGCCTTAGATTCTTTAGGGAATTTACCATATCCTAAAGCTCCTGTAAGTAACCTGTATTTATATCACCGTAAGCAAGATTTAGCTTTTGAAAAACCAACTAATAGCGTACGAAACAGGGGGCACATTCGACTTTGGAAAACTCATACAACCATCAATGATGAGGAGGTTTGGCTGGGTTCAGCTACCTATGATCACGGGATTGAACTTAGTAAAAGGTCTCATCTACCCACTCATCATATCTTACCTTCTGTCGACGACGAGAGAGAAAAGGTTGTCCGAGATTTAAAACCATTTATGAAATCTGCACTTGTTGTATCGTTTGATCAACCAAATCTTTTTGGTTTCAATGGTGGAGGAGATTGGTATTACACGGACGGGAATATTGCAGTTTTATCTGTCTCCCCTTTGAATAAAGATAATATATCTAATCATTCAATGTCGCTAACTTTAAAACAAAAGGTGATACAATTCCTTTTCCCTATACTAAATGCGCTTTGA
- a CDS encoding heavy-metal-associated domain-containing protein, whose protein sequence is MEKECIKIIGINNEQDANKILHALKDVWGIREAEVSVVNQAATISYNERAASLTDFIQAVKNTGFDIND, encoded by the coding sequence TTGGAAAAAGAATGCATCAAGATAATCGGAATAAATAATGAGCAGGATGCTAATAAAATTCTTCATGCCCTAAAAGATGTTTGGGGAATCCGCGAAGCAGAGGTAAGTGTTGTAAATCAAGCGGCCACCATTAGTTATAATGAGAGAGCGGCTTCTTTGACAGACTTTATTCAAGCTGTCAAAAATACAGGGTTTGACATTAATGATTAG
- a CDS encoding DHA2 family efflux MFS transporter permease subunit, giving the protein MDQPKGSMYEIERIKSPGIQMTIIILGVFMAILDTSVVNVAIPKMETALNANTDQIQWVVTGYMLVLGALIPISGWLTDKFGAKKLFLFALTTFTIGSALCGLSWNLDSIITFRIIQALGGALMQPVAMAMIFRIYPPERRGTVMGIFGIAMMAAPAFGPALSGYLVEYWSWRYIFYLNVPIGIVAVILGVLMMHEFPHKVKGKFDILGFFFSVIGFGSLLYGFNEVSTNGWGSTRVESFLLVGVLSLIILVIVELKVKHPMIQLKVFKNYQFNISLILISIVSVSMFVGIFFLPLYLQNIRGFSAVRTGLFMTPAALASAVIMPISGRLFDRIGPKPLGVTGLIIVTIATLGFTNLGMNTSSASIQWLYILRNAGISMAMMPLMTAGMNSIPFELTSQATAMNNTIRQVAASLGTALLTTNMTTQSKIEAAHLSWQVTPTSQSGHFLMNLQQIMQAHGMSLSQAKLTALSLMNGLIQQRSIVKGMNDSFMVAAILTVCGIILVFFYRKNRSQESSKLNSNA; this is encoded by the coding sequence ATGGATCAGCCCAAAGGCTCCATGTATGAAATTGAGCGTATTAAGTCTCCGGGTATTCAAATGACGATTATTATTTTAGGAGTCTTTATGGCAATTTTAGACACCAGTGTCGTCAATGTGGCCATCCCTAAAATGGAGACGGCATTGAACGCCAATACAGATCAAATCCAGTGGGTTGTTACGGGATATATGCTCGTTCTGGGGGCGCTAATTCCCATTTCTGGGTGGTTAACGGATAAATTTGGAGCAAAAAAACTTTTTTTGTTTGCTTTAACCACCTTCACGATTGGATCTGCCCTATGCGGGCTTTCATGGAACCTTGATTCCATCATAACATTCCGTATTATTCAAGCGCTTGGTGGAGCCTTAATGCAGCCAGTAGCCATGGCGATGATCTTTCGTATTTATCCGCCAGAGCGCCGGGGCACGGTCATGGGGATTTTTGGGATCGCGATGATGGCGGCGCCGGCGTTTGGACCGGCACTAAGCGGCTATTTGGTGGAGTATTGGTCATGGCGTTACATTTTCTATCTAAATGTACCCATTGGGATAGTTGCAGTGATACTCGGTGTGCTGATGATGCATGAGTTTCCCCATAAAGTGAAAGGAAAGTTTGACATCCTGGGCTTTTTCTTTTCGGTCATAGGATTTGGGAGTTTATTATATGGGTTTAACGAAGTGTCTACCAATGGATGGGGTTCAACAAGAGTGGAATCTTTTCTTTTAGTCGGCGTACTAAGTTTAATCATTCTGGTCATTGTCGAGCTGAAAGTGAAGCATCCAATGATTCAATTGAAGGTTTTTAAAAACTATCAGTTTAACATTAGTCTTATCCTGATTTCAATCGTTAGTGTGTCAATGTTTGTGGGCATTTTTTTCCTACCATTGTATCTTCAAAACATCCGAGGTTTTAGCGCTGTGCGTACGGGCCTTTTTATGACACCTGCTGCATTGGCCTCAGCCGTTATTATGCCAATCAGCGGCCGGCTATTTGATCGTATTGGACCAAAGCCTTTAGGTGTCACCGGATTGATTATTGTGACAATCGCTACTTTGGGATTTACAAATCTGGGGATGAATACAAGCTCTGCTTCCATCCAATGGCTTTATATTCTTCGTAATGCAGGGATTTCGATGGCTATGATGCCTCTTATGACAGCAGGTATGAATTCGATTCCCTTTGAATTGACCAGCCAGGCCACCGCTATGAATAATACCATTCGGCAGGTTGCGGCTTCGCTCGGAACTGCCCTTCTTACGACTAATATGACCACTCAGTCAAAAATCGAGGCTGCTCACTTATCCTGGCAGGTAACGCCGACCTCACAGTCCGGTCATTTCTTAATGAATCTACAACAAATCATGCAGGCTCATGGTATGTCGCTTTCGCAAGCAAAATTGACTGCATTATCCTTGATGAATGGATTGATTCAGCAGAGGTCCATTGTAAAGGGGATGAATGATTCTTTCATGGTTGCAGCGATTTTAACGGTGTGTGGAATCATTTTGGTTTTCTTTTATCGGAAAAATCGCAGCCAAGAATCAAGTAAGCTCAATAGTAATGCGTAG
- a CDS encoding CsxC family protein codes for MSFQPNQPGPCPVTSTQQGNLTNLGTTLNTTAVTTPTIKVPVVLAEPTLEINVEADITLSPAATEIKRVKKNVFLNQVKLIPTGFARIATTSDYFRVTTAKLFVAGHIRKNIEYATASCNAPLQDQIADVPFTGATTLTFAAGAAAPIIGISEMAESNFLNDTTQMDARLDKYFFQNLVKYNEQPYGELVAANFFELDFSPTLTDPEAAFSTLREKIVLDLTVKVIQVQQLQIPTANVVTPILTGLTPPVSP; via the coding sequence TTGAGCTTTCAACCAAACCAACCAGGCCCTTGTCCGGTAACATCAACACAACAAGGAAATTTAACGAATCTTGGTACTACACTCAATACGACAGCCGTTACCACTCCAACGATTAAAGTTCCAGTTGTTCTTGCAGAACCGACTCTTGAAATTAATGTAGAGGCAGATATTACTCTTAGCCCTGCAGCTACTGAAATTAAGCGCGTGAAAAAAAATGTATTCCTAAATCAAGTTAAGCTCATACCTACTGGCTTTGCTCGTATTGCTACCACCAGTGATTATTTCCGGGTAACAACAGCTAAATTATTTGTAGCGGGACATATTCGTAAAAATATAGAATATGCTACAGCTTCATGTAATGCACCACTTCAAGATCAAATTGCCGATGTTCCATTTACTGGTGCTACAACACTTACTTTTGCAGCTGGAGCTGCTGCTCCAATTATCGGTATTTCTGAAATGGCTGAATCGAACTTCCTTAATGACACAACTCAAATGGATGCTCGCTTAGATAAATATTTCTTCCAAAATCTTGTCAAATACAATGAACAGCCATATGGCGAGTTAGTAGCTGCAAACTTCTTTGAACTTGATTTTTCTCCAACTTTAACAGACCCTGAAGCCGCTTTTAGCACTTTGCGTGAAAAAATCGTCCTCGACCTTACTGTTAAAGTAATCCAAGTTCAACAGCTTCAAATTCCGACTGCGAATGTAGTAACTCCTATACTAACTGGACTTACACCTCCAGTAAGCCCTTGA
- a CDS encoding CsxC family protein — MSDQTTNLDSCSVKSTEQIPLTNVNTTLNTVTVTPTIKVPVVLAEPTIEINVEADITLCPPATEIKRVKKNVFLNQVKLVPTGFERIAANSDYFRVTSAKLFVAGHIRKNLEYASNACNGALQDKIADIPFTGTTALTFPTTNNGPFPVIGISESAESNFLNDQTQMDARLDKAFFQNLVKYNEQPYGELVAANFFELDFSPKMADPEGTFSTVREKIVLDLTVKVLQVQQLQIPTASVVTPVLTGLTPPVSP; from the coding sequence TTGAGTGATCAAACAACTAATCTAGACTCTTGCTCAGTAAAATCAACGGAACAAATACCATTAACGAATGTAAATACTACATTAAATACTGTAACAGTTACGCCAACGATTAAAGTTCCGGTTGTACTTGCAGAGCCTACAATTGAAATAAATGTGGAGGCGGATATTACGCTTTGTCCTCCAGCAACTGAGATCAAGAGAGTGAAAAAAAATGTATTTCTAAATCAAGTTAAACTAGTACCTACTGGCTTTGAGCGCATCGCTGCCAACAGTGACTACTTTAGGGTAACTTCAGCTAAATTATTTGTAGCAGGGCATATTCGCAAAAATCTAGAATATGCTTCAAATGCATGTAATGGAGCACTTCAAGATAAAATCGCCGATATTCCGTTTACTGGTACCACGGCTCTTACTTTTCCAACTACCAATAATGGTCCATTTCCGGTTATAGGTATTTCTGAGTCGGCTGAATCAAATTTCCTTAATGATCAAACTCAAATGGATGCTCGTTTGGATAAAGCTTTCTTCCAAAATCTCGTCAAATACAATGAACAGCCATATGGTGAGTTAGTAGCTGCAAACTTCTTTGAACTTGATTTTTCACCAAAGATGGCAGATCCTGAGGGCACATTTAGCACTGTGCGTGAAAAAATCGTCTTGGACCTTACTGTAAAAGTATTACAAGTTCAACAACTTCAAATTCCTACTGCTAGTGTAGTAACTCCTGTACTTACCGGACTGACTCCGCCAGTAAGTCCATAA
- a CDS encoding HlyD family secretion protein yields the protein MENSKRFILFNVVVVLIVVILGFAIYYFYNQSSTYLKTDDAQVTGQEITIAAPAAGKVVSWNGTAGSNFKTGDEVGQVQETNGNKTVNVPISIPQDGTIVQNDATANEYVAPGSPLAYAYDMSKLNVTANIDETDIQDVKVGNTVDVYVDAFPGTTVSGKVESIGLATASTFSLLPSSSTNANFTKVTQVIPVIIELNNIPGGLAPGMNVTVRIHK from the coding sequence ATGGAAAATTCTAAACGATTTATCCTTTTTAATGTTGTAGTGGTCTTGATTGTGGTGATTTTGGGATTTGCTATTTATTATTTTTATAATCAATCCTCGACCTATTTAAAGACAGATGATGCTCAAGTCACTGGACAGGAAATCACCATTGCAGCTCCAGCAGCAGGTAAGGTCGTTTCATGGAATGGAACAGCCGGTTCCAATTTTAAAACTGGAGATGAAGTAGGGCAAGTCCAAGAAACGAATGGAAATAAAACAGTAAATGTTCCAATCTCTATACCACAAGATGGAACCATTGTACAAAATGATGCGACCGCAAATGAGTATGTTGCACCGGGTTCACCACTTGCTTATGCCTATGACATGAGCAAACTAAACGTGACGGCGAACATAGATGAAACGGATATTCAGGATGTCAAAGTGGGAAATACTGTAGACGTTTATGTCGATGCATTCCCAGGTACGACAGTCTCAGGTAAAGTTGAATCCATTGGGCTTGCGACAGCTTCAACGTTCTCTTTACTGCCATCATCCAGTACAAATGCCAACTTTACAAAGGTGACTCAAGTGATCCCTGTTATTATTGAATTGAATAATATTCCAGGAGGGCTGGCACCTGGTATGAACGTAACGGTTCGGATCCATAAATAA
- a CDS encoding VOC family protein encodes MNHPILNEIGTVFIPVSDIEKARDWYCEILGLPTDGEILFGHLYVLPMKGAGIVLDSKIFSEDNTFSFPAFHFNAEDINEAYRYMESKKVELISGIEHHHYFRFKDSDGNHLMVCKC; translated from the coding sequence ATGAATCATCCTATTTTAAATGAAATTGGTACGGTCTTTATTCCAGTTAGCGACATAGAAAAAGCCCGTGATTGGTATTGTGAAATATTAGGCCTACCAACAGATGGAGAAATCCTATTTGGTCATTTGTATGTACTCCCTATGAAGGGGGCGGGAATTGTTTTAGACAGCAAAATTTTTTCAGAGGATAATACATTTAGTTTCCCAGCATTTCATTTCAATGCTGAAGACATAAATGAAGCTTACCGGTATATGGAGAGTAAAAAGGTTGAACTGATTTCAGGCATTGAGCATCATCATTATTTCCGTTTTAAAGACTCTGACGGAAATCATTTAATGGTTTGTAAATGTTAA
- a CDS encoding TetR/AcrR family transcriptional regulator encodes MGKGEEGLFSNVDFQNIQSSLSDIKKELGFEKNYSKKHWEIIEAAIRVFSEKGFAAGRTSEIAKEAGVSEGTIFNYFKTKNDLLQSIMMPFFLFVSRPFILKGIESFLSSRPETPVEEGLTKLAVDRVNLIEEHRCLVKTVFAETMFHPELFTSIRDKIFPGVVEATQRVFNSEVENGTFRKVDSFAAMKVFLGMIFVHTMMKEMCSDLQGSEDDDGAIRQMIDIFLNGVGTEKGFAPQK; translated from the coding sequence ATGGGAAAGGGTGAAGAAGGTCTGTTTTCTAACGTTGACTTTCAAAACATACAATCATCTTTATCGGACATAAAAAAGGAACTTGGATTTGAAAAAAACTATAGTAAAAAACATTGGGAAATTATTGAGGCAGCCATTCGGGTTTTCTCTGAGAAGGGATTTGCTGCTGGACGAACGAGCGAAATTGCCAAAGAAGCAGGGGTTTCAGAAGGAACCATTTTTAACTACTTTAAGACGAAGAATGATTTGCTCCAATCCATCATGATGCCTTTTTTTCTTTTTGTTTCTCGTCCGTTTATCCTAAAAGGGATCGAGTCCTTTCTGTCCTCCCGCCCTGAGACACCTGTAGAAGAGGGGTTAACGAAACTCGCCGTGGACCGTGTAAACCTTATTGAAGAACATCGCTGTCTGGTAAAGACGGTTTTTGCTGAAACGATGTTTCATCCTGAATTATTTACATCCATTCGAGATAAAATTTTCCCTGGTGTTGTAGAGGCAACGCAAAGGGTTTTCAATTCAGAGGTTGAAAACGGTACGTTTCGTAAAGTGGATAGCTTTGCAGCAATGAAAGTATTTCTTGGAATGATCTTTGTCCATACGATGATGAAAGAAATGTGTTCTGACCTTCAGGGATCAGAGGATGATGATGGAGCTATACGCCAAATGATTGATATCTTTCTGAATGGTGTGGGGACTGAAAAAGGCTTTGCTCCACAGAAGTAA
- a CDS encoding CsxC family protein: MSFQPNQPGPCPVTSTQQGNLTNLGTTLNTTAVTTPTIKVPVVLAEPTLEINVEADITLSPAATEIKRVKKNVFLNQVKLIPTGFARIATTSDYFRVTTAKLFVAGHIRKNIEYATASCNAPLQDQIADVPFTGATTLTFAAGAVAPIIGISEMAESNFLNDTTQMDARLDKYFFQNLVKYNEQPYGELVAANFFELDFSPTLTDPEAAFSTLREKIVLDLTVKVIQVQQLQIPTANVVTPVLTGLTPPVSPPAPGIEEASVTDETPVSEEAPDSSC; the protein is encoded by the coding sequence TTGAGCTTTCAACCAAACCAACCAGGCCCTTGTCCGGTAACATCAACACAACAAGGAAATTTAACGAATCTTGGTACTACACTCAATACGACAGCCGTTACCACTCCAACGATTAAAGTTCCAGTTGTTCTTGCAGAACCGACTCTTGAAATTAATGTAGAGGCAGATATTACTCTTAGCCCTGCAGCTACTGAAATTAAGCGCGTGAAAAAAAATGTATTCCTAAATCAAGTTAAGCTCATACCTACTGGCTTTGCTCGTATTGCTACCACCAGTGATTATTTCCGGGTAACAACAGCTAAATTATTTGTAGCGGGACATATTCGTAAAAATATAGAATATGCTACAGCTTCATGTAATGCACCACTTCAAGATCAAATTGCCGATGTTCCATTTACTGGTGCTACAACACTTACTTTTGCAGCTGGAGCTGTTGCTCCAATTATCGGTATTTCTGAAATGGCTGAATCGAACTTCCTTAATGACACAACTCAAATGGATGCTCGCTTAGATAAATATTTCTTCCAAAATCTTGTCAAATACAATGAACAGCCATATGGCGAGTTAGTAGCTGCAAACTTCTTTGAACTTGATTTTTCTCCAACTTTAACAGACCCTGAAGCCGCTTTTAGCACTTTGCGTGAAAAAATCGTCCTCGACCTTACTGTTAAAGTAATCCAAGTTCAACAGCTTCAAATTCCGACTGCGAATGTAGTAACTCCTGTTCTTACTGGACTTACTCCTCCAGTAAGTCCTCCTGCTCCTGGTATTGAAGAGGCTTCTGTGACTGACGAGACTCCTGTTTCGGAAGAAGCTCCTGATAGTTCTTGTTAA
- a CDS encoding BC_2427 family protein, with translation MKTPWINHSKMKEMSSKQTLVYKSDSKGKNSICGNKKRNQSGNDDREFNTAPRYMNIDEEKIQQKYADVKDSSKLHQQKPTDFIRDLHDLLDGKDSKHVSHIEEPTETDHVFKSADSGDCKQAFKAISSDKPNDTAQTNTVFKSDPDEMHDLLEKEALEGTDPADVQSDTHQTDVVFEHLHPSEPDFMDEVKVLINIEEMEVPDSTDGPNDPTLTAMVPERLHPPEPEFMDEVKVLLDKEEMEAPDSADGLNNTPLTEVVPERLHPPEPIFIEEANNLLDKEEVEAPDSAGGLNNTPLTEVVPELLHPPEPIFIEEANNLLDKEEMEAPDSTDVPYEPTLTEMIPEHLHPPEPEFMDEEKVLIDIEEVHGIYPAEEMDPTFEANATFEPLEPSASEDEMEILLYIEEIDETYPEEDRDSVDYLSYPALTHSASNGEDKMEDLLETEEVKEANNSPGEQDNTSYLHYPVHTYSESDTDEELYDLCATLEVDETYSIEELDLVTNRNSDPERFRSSECDLEDEMMSDQEIEEEHSSNYDGMSEFHKTGQGKVCFITKKSPFSIHVEIDDFLHAPICGEKLQNTFEFFHLDYKHPSQYETKLINTTTDYPEQPDCHLVRSNIHEMIFLTDLSTYENKKNQHYKSIVVPLHDLSLKETKETTTNSYASPDIIHIKVPVVVGEYKIEACLEENLVFEEGILGVNEISKEVILTHCKFAPTQFTQSLGNGTCTASKGNLFIEGTIHQNIEYTAFHNNIPGLKQKKSGTHSNQLCQKIVLELIIHLLQVQKVRVRYDGKDPSR, from the coding sequence ATGAAGACTCCATGGATTAATCATAGTAAGATGAAGGAAATGAGTTCTAAGCAGACGCTTGTATACAAATCAGACTCAAAAGGTAAGAATTCGATTTGTGGAAATAAAAAGCGCAACCAATCAGGCAATGATGATAGAGAATTTAATACTGCGCCAAGATATATGAATATAGATGAGGAAAAGATTCAACAGAAATATGCTGATGTAAAAGACTCGTCCAAATTACACCAACAAAAACCTACCGACTTTATCCGTGATCTTCATGATTTATTGGATGGTAAAGATTCAAAACATGTTTCCCACATAGAGGAGCCTACTGAAACGGATCATGTTTTCAAATCAGCGGATTCCGGTGATTGCAAGCAAGCTTTTAAAGCTATATCTTCAGATAAACCAAATGATACAGCTCAAACAAATACTGTTTTTAAATCTGATCCAGATGAAATGCATGATCTTTTAGAGAAAGAAGCGTTGGAGGGTACCGACCCTGCTGATGTACAGAGTGATACACATCAAACAGATGTTGTTTTTGAACATCTGCATCCTTCTGAACCCGATTTTATGGATGAAGTGAAAGTTCTCATTAATATAGAAGAGATGGAGGTTCCCGACTCTACAGATGGACCGAATGATCCTACTCTAACAGCGATGGTTCCTGAACGTCTGCATCCTCCTGAACCTGAATTTATGGACGAAGTGAAAGTTCTCCTTGATAAAGAAGAGATGGAGGCTCCCGACTCTGCAGATGGACTGAATAATACCCCTCTAACAGAGGTGGTTCCTGAACGTCTGCATCCTCCTGAACCTATATTTATAGAGGAAGCGAATAATCTTCTTGATAAAGAAGAGGTAGAGGCTCCCGACTCTGCAGGTGGACTGAATAATACCCCTCTAACAGAGGTGGTTCCTGAACTGCTGCATCCTCCTGAACCTATATTTATAGAGGAAGCGAATAATCTTCTTGATAAAGAAGAGATGGAGGCTCCCGACTCTACAGATGTACCATATGAGCCCACTCTAACAGAAATGATTCCTGAACATCTGCATCCTCCTGAACCTGAATTTATGGATGAAGAGAAAGTTCTCATTGATATAGAAGAAGTGCATGGAATTTACCCAGCTGAGGAAATGGATCCTACATTTGAAGCAAATGCTACTTTTGAACCTCTGGAACCATCTGCATCGGAGGATGAAATGGAGATTCTCCTTTATATAGAAGAAATAGATGAAACCTACCCTGAAGAAGATCGGGATAGTGTAGACTATCTAAGTTATCCTGCTCTCACCCATTCTGCATCTAATGGTGAGGATAAAATGGAGGATCTCCTTGAAACAGAAGAAGTGAAAGAAGCCAACAACTCTCCAGGGGAACAAGATAATACTTCCTATTTACATTATCCTGTTCACACTTATTCTGAATCTGATACCGATGAAGAATTGTATGATCTCTGTGCGACATTAGAAGTGGATGAAACCTACTCTATAGAGGAGCTGGATCTTGTAACTAATAGAAATTCTGACCCTGAACGGTTTCGTTCATCTGAATGCGATCTTGAGGATGAAATGATGAGTGATCAAGAAATCGAAGAGGAACATAGCTCCAATTACGATGGTATGAGTGAGTTTCACAAGACTGGACAGGGAAAGGTATGTTTTATAACGAAGAAAAGCCCATTCTCTATTCATGTAGAAATTGATGATTTTCTTCATGCTCCTATTTGTGGCGAAAAGCTTCAAAATACATTTGAATTTTTTCACCTTGATTATAAACACCCCTCACAATATGAAACAAAACTTATTAATACCACAACTGATTATCCTGAACAGCCTGATTGTCATCTGGTTCGCTCTAACATACATGAAATGATATTTTTAACGGATCTCTCTACTTATGAAAATAAAAAGAATCAACATTATAAATCAATTGTCGTTCCGCTACACGATTTATCATTAAAGGAAACAAAAGAAACCACTACTAACTCTTATGCCTCTCCTGATATAATCCATATAAAAGTTCCTGTCGTTGTTGGGGAATACAAAATAGAAGCCTGCCTTGAGGAAAATCTTGTATTTGAAGAAGGAATTCTAGGGGTTAACGAAATATCCAAAGAGGTCATACTGACCCACTGTAAATTTGCACCAACCCAATTTACTCAATCCTTAGGTAATGGGACGTGTACAGCATCAAAAGGTAATTTATTTATAGAAGGCACTATACATCAAAATATAGAGTATACTGCTTTTCACAATAACATTCCAGGTTTAAAACAAAAAAAATCAGGAACTCATTCAAATCAATTGTGTCAAAAAATAGTATTAGAATTAATCATCCATTTATTACAAGTTCAAAAAGTTCGAGTCCGTTATGATGGTAAAGACCCGAGCAGATAA
- a CDS encoding Nramp family divalent metal transporter has protein sequence MSGLDLGEIRRESPSLEGESKTVTAAREAILGERKGIKAILPFLGPAFIASIAYIDPGNFATNIQSGSQFGYKMLWVVVLANLMALLLQNMSAKLGIATGKNLPELCRDHLPKWLTYVMWIFSEVAAMATDIAEFLGATLGLHLLFGIPMIYATVLTGIATYLILSLDKLGFRPLEKFIAAFALLIGLCYIVETFLSKPSISQIAYHSIVPWIGNKDSILLAVGVIGATVMPHAIYLHSSLTQNRVVPRNNIEAVKINKFSTKEIIIAMSFAGFINLAMMYMAASVFNTTGHTQIADITSAYKTLTPLLGAAAASVFLISLLASGISSSVVGTMAGQVIMQGFVGFTIPLWLRRVITMLPTFIIVLLGVDPTQTLVISQVVLSIVLPLPIIALIYFTRRKDLMGVLTNKTSTTVLSIMCACIILMLNIVLIYQTFAG, from the coding sequence ATGAGCGGGTTAGATTTAGGAGAAATAAGGAGGGAATCCCCGTCCTTGGAAGGCGAAAGCAAAACGGTTACAGCTGCCAGGGAAGCCATTTTAGGGGAAAGGAAAGGAATTAAGGCCATTTTGCCATTTTTGGGGCCTGCATTTATTGCCTCTATTGCGTATATCGATCCAGGCAATTTCGCAACGAATATTCAGAGTGGTTCTCAATTCGGTTATAAGATGTTGTGGGTGGTTGTATTGGCTAATTTAATGGCACTTCTGCTTCAAAACATGTCAGCTAAACTGGGGATTGCTACTGGGAAAAACCTGCCCGAGTTATGCCGGGATCATCTTCCAAAATGGTTAACATATGTCATGTGGATATTTTCTGAGGTAGCCGCTATGGCAACGGATATTGCTGAATTTTTAGGAGCCACTCTCGGATTGCATTTATTATTTGGGATTCCAATGATTTATGCAACGGTCCTGACAGGGATTGCAACGTACTTGATTTTATCTCTTGATAAACTGGGGTTTAGACCGTTAGAGAAGTTCATTGCTGCATTTGCCTTGCTGATTGGGCTCTGCTATATCGTGGAGACATTTCTTTCCAAACCCAGTATCTCACAAATTGCTTACCATAGTATTGTGCCTTGGATAGGAAATAAAGACAGTATCTTATTAGCCGTAGGCGTTATTGGAGCGACGGTCATGCCGCATGCCATTTATCTTCATTCCAGCCTTACACAAAATAGAGTCGTACCACGAAATAATATAGAAGCGGTTAAAATTAATAAATTCAGCACCAAGGAAATCATTATTGCCATGTCTTTTGCAGGTTTCATAAATCTTGCCATGATGTATATGGCTGCTTCCGTATTCAATACTACAGGTCATACTCAAATTGCCGATATTACAAGTGCTTATAAAACATTAACACCTTTATTAGGAGCTGCTGCTGCAAGTGTATTTCTCATATCGCTGCTTGCTTCCGGAATTTCCAGTTCTGTTGTGGGAACCATGGCTGGTCAGGTTATCATGCAGGGGTTTGTAGGATTCACCATCCCTCTTTGGCTTCGAAGAGTCATTACCATGCTGCCTACTTTTATCATCGTACTGCTGGGAGTAGATCCTACCCAGACTTTGGTGATTAGTCAAGTTGTCCTTAGTATTGTTCTTCCTCTGCCCATTATCGCCTTAATCTACTTTACAAGACGAAAGGATCTTATGGGCGTATTAACCAATAAAACGAGCACAACGGTTTTATCCATCATGTGTGCTTGTATCATTCTTATGTTAAATATCGTTCTCATTTACCAAACCTTTGCAGGCTAA